From the Chiroxiphia lanceolata isolate bChiLan1 chromosome 6, bChiLan1.pri, whole genome shotgun sequence genome, the window AAACTGGTGATGGATACCCAGGGCTGTGTGATGGGTGACAGGCTCTAGCTGTGGTGGGGTGGGCTGATCCCGAAGCCCATCAGCAGCCAGCAGGTCCCCATGGACCACCAGGAGCCATCCCTACCATCCATTCCCCCGCTCCGGGGCCCTTCGGGAGCGGGTTGCTGAGAGAGGAGCCAAGCAGGGGAAGAAACCGAGGTTTGGAAGGAAACAAGgcacattttttcctctaatttaaAACTTGGGAAAGCAGCTGAAGAGATGCCATCAGGGGCCTCGCAGTGACCTCCCGGCCATCGAAAATGCAGcctcctcttcttttctcttcccaattgttggggtttttttttccctctctgagaAGCTGGCtcaggttttaaaatgaaactggTCTTGTTTGGAAACGAGCAGCTCCGGGGAAAGCTTCATTCAAGACTTGCCGAAGTGCAGCTTGTGCCTGTGCTTTGCTGAGCTCCCCCTTAGACAAAACTGCTAAAAACctcccactttttttcttatcaaaTGTGGCACTTATGGAAACgctgccctcctgctgctcGGAACCAGGATTGACTCCGAAGCCTTTACCCCCCCCGCTTTGAAAAGTAACAGCTCATCCTTTTTGAGCCTCAAAAGCAGAAACCTGGGTTAAGGTGGGGGTGTAGGGGGTCCCCAGACCCCTGCTTTGGGGGTCCTGCCTAGATGGGGGGTCTGGCAGCGCTGTGGCAGCgccctgtcccctccagctCCTTGGGACACATTCCTGGTCCCTGCAGCGACGCCTTCCCGGGCTGCAGAGCCGGACAAGAGCTGACCCCGCTTCTGCAGAAGCAAGACTTGCCCTTTTGGGCTGGAATTTGCCCTTTGCAGCTCTTTGCCGGGAGCAGCCGGGGgcttccccccgcccccccctccttccctccatcccagcacatCGATGTCACCCATCGCTTCCCCCCCTCGCCACCCACCACAAGGCGAAACgagccctgcagctgctgctgtgatttgGCTGCGTGGGGGAGGAATCCAGCCCCGGGTGTTGGTCGTGGGGGGGTTATCCCCGCCCCTTCCCAACTTTTTGGCCGCCTTTTCGGGGTCTCTGAATTGCCCGAGTGTGCGACGTGCACAACAAGGCTCTTTATATCCCGCGGGGCTGCCGGGAAACCTCGCGGTGCCCCGGGGACCCCAAAATCGGGGCTGGCGCTGTGGGGACGGCGCGGGGGCagcccccacccctccctcccgcTGCTCCGGggaggggggaactgggagTTTAATCACTTTTCCTTCGCTCGGGCGCCgttccctgtgtgctgcttcCAGCGGCTCTCTgggaagggctgctgctgccgctgcccgCTCGTGGTTATTTAttggggcagcaggagccgTGTGGGGTTGGATTCTCCGCCTTTGCGGTGACCACGGTGCGCGTGTGTGGATTCTCCGGCGGCTCcggagggctgggctggctccgCAGGCTCCCCATCCGTGGGTTGTTGCCGTGATCCCGCTCCCtggcacggccccaaggctcgcagggctggcagggcaggcgGCCAGCGTGCCTATAGCGGGACGTATGGGTGTGGGGAAGCCGGGAACACAGGCGTGTTTTTTCCGGAGGAAACCAGGCTAAAATTGTTCTCCGGGAGAAGCGGGGGGTGCGGGTTTTCCTCCGGCGCTGATGGGACGAAGGggaggctgctgctgtcaggggGAGGGAAACAGCAGTGAGGGGCTCCCAGGCTTCAGCACCAGCTCGATGCAGGGGTTACATGgccagggatgctcctgggCATGGTGCAgggctgtcacctccctgtgTGACAGCTCCAAGGGACACCCCTGCATGGAGGGGGTGGCCTGGTTGTGCCATGGGGTCCTGGGAGGATGCTGAGCATCTTGCCAGGATGTTGCACTTGGGCTCTGGCTGTGCATGAGCAGGAGGTCTCTGCAGGGTGAttatagaatgatttgggttggaagagaccttaaagatcatctcattccaaccccctgccattagcaggggcaccttccactagaccaggttgctccaagcctcatccaacctggtcttgaacatttccagtgacgagacagccacagcttctctgggaaacctgtgccagggcatcaccaccctcaatgggaaaaatttcttcccaatatcccatctaatccttccctctggcagttggaagccattccctcttgtcctgtccctccagtcccttgtccccagtccctttccaactctcttggagcccctttaagCACTGGgaggtgctctaaggtctctccagagccttctcttctccaggctgaacaatcccagctcttccagcctgtctccatagaTGTGCTCTCTGATGGAGGGCTCTTTTGGGGTGCTTCCCTGCGCTGTGGTGTGTGGGGAGTTGCCAGTCACATCCTTGGTCTCCACCCCCATCTCAGTCCTCCACTGGGGTCTTCCTGCCCCTCCATGACATCCATCTATCCCGCCCTCCCTTTGGCAGCTCAACACCTTCCAGACAGTCATAGCCTACAGCGACGAGGACACCTACACCATCTTCCTCTATCCCGACGGCGGCCTCCAGTTCCTGGGGACGCGGCCCAAGGAGTCCTACAAcgtccagctggagctgccagccAGGGTGGGCTTCAGCTGGGGGGACGGCGACGACCCGAAGAGGGACGGGCTGTTCCACAGCCTGGCCAGCAGCGAGCAGACTCTGAGGAACCTGGAGCGGTGCGTTGGTGCCGGGGGGGCTCTGTGGGATGGGCGGGGGAGCAGGGtcaccttctccctgccctggagccTTTTAAAGGCTGGAAGAAGGAGGGGAatgagctggggggggctgcaTTTGGGGTCCTGGAGGGATGGTGTGGAGCAGGAGCACCTTTGGGATGGGTTTGCCAGCACGGCTCTGATGGGTGTTCATGTGTGCTGCTGTCTGCAGGGAGAGCAACACAGGGGTACCTGGAGTGTGGGTCTTCCGTGTGGGCAGCGTGGACCATGTGGAGCCAGGAGGCAGTGAGGGACTTGGTCCTGGAATGCCACAGAGCCTCCCTGTGCATCCTGATCCCGACTACACCCACACGCTCTACAGCCATGGTGACCACGCATCCAcggagctgccagcacagcatccCAGCCATGGATCCCGCACCCCAGTGCTCCTGGGCTTTGTCCCTGAGAGGAGGGACGCCCAGGAGCGGAGCCGCCGGCTGTACCCCGACGGGGACGGTGACACCCGGCAGAGCTACTCTGCCAACCCCTCTTCCTACAGCTCCGGGCACCACGGCGTCGGCGTGGAGGAGGACGTGCATTTCAACCCCGATGGTGAGTGGCCACAGCCCTTCCAATGACCCTATGGGGACAATGACCCAGCGGGGACAGTGACCAAAGGGGGACAATGACCGAACAGGGATGGCTCGTGGCGGGTGGCTCCCTAAAAAAGGCCCCTCGCTGCAAGTTTGTCCCTTCCCAAGCAGCCGGGGCTGGAGCGAGCATGGGCTGGAGTTGCTCCTGCAAAGCTGCTgcccttccagctcctctccctccgGCCAAATCCTACTGCCAAGGGGCTGCTGGAGCCATACAACCCTGCCTGCTGGGTTTGCCAGTGGAAGCTCGTGGGGTGGGATTCTCAGGGGGcaggtcctggcacagggacagggttGGCCTTTCCGCCCTCCCCGCCACCGAGCCAGCTGTGGAGCCACCGTGGCACGTGCCTGGGGGAGCAAAGCCCCGTCCCCAGCCGGCTGTCTCCCAGAAATACCCAGGAATTTGAtctcctgccctctgtcagATCCGCCTGAAATCAGGCAACAGGTTCCAAACCCTCCACCGCTTCTCTGCATCCTGGGTGACTTCCTTGGGAACCGCTGCCAGCTGGCCTGTTTCCCAGCGGTGTTTTGGGGGCCATGAAGGCAAGGCCCTCTGGCGAGGGGTGGCTTTGTCACCGTGTCCCCAACCcttttccccctgcccccagtgTTCACCTACAGCGCCTCCAGCAGGGAGACCTGTGCCCAGCACCACGGGCGCTGCTCCCCGCACGCCTTCTGCACCGACTACGCCACCGGCTTCTGCTGCCACTGCCGGGCCACCTTCTACGGGAACGGGCGGCAGTGCCTGCCCGAAGGTacgcggggcgggcggcggggatGGGTGGTCCCTGCCTGGGTGGCCACTGCCAGGGGTGCCCGTCTCCCTGCCCAGGGGCCGTGCATCGCCTCAACGGGAAGGTGAGCGGGAGCCTGACGGTGGGACGGGCGTCCGTGCGCTTCCAGGACGTGGACCTGCACGCCTACATCGTGGGCAGCGACGGCAGAGCCTACACGGCCATCAgcggggtgccccagcccgcTGCCCgtgccctcctgcccctcctgcccgTCGGGGGGCTCTTTGCCTGGCTCTTCGCCCTGGAGGAGCCCGGCTCCGAGAACGGCTTCAGCATCACCGGTGAGCTGGGATCCGGGATGCGCTATCGCTCCGAGGGACGTGGCTCCTCGGGAGTGAAGTGTGGCCTGGGATGGGTGATAAGGGGCTCAGGGCAGCTCTGaggctcctccagcctccccaggtTCCTCTGTGCgggatgggcaggaggagcagagcgATCTTCTCCAGTCCCTGGAGCCGTTTAAAgcctgggggaaggaggggagtgagctgggggtgctgggctgCATTGGGGAGCTCAGCCCCCCATGCACTGGAGCTGCATTTGGGGTCCTGGAATGGTGATGTGGAACAGGAATGGTATCTTTGGGGTGGGTTTCCCAGAACAGCTCTGATGGATGTTCATGTGTGCTGCTGTCTGCAGGGAGAGCAACACAGGGGTATCCAGCATGTGGGTCTTCCACCTCATGGGTGTGCTGGAAGGGTGGGGAGGGATACCCTGGGGCTGTAGCCcctaaaaatcctaaaatccttaaaatgatgcctgtttccttttcctgtccAGGTGCTGAATTCACCCAGAGCCTGGAGGTAACCTTCTACCCTGGGGGGGAGACGGTCCAGGTCACTCAGACAGCCGAGGGCCTGGGGCCGGACAATTACTTGAGCCTCAAGACGCACATCCAGGGAGAGGTGCCGTTTCTGCCGGAGAACGTCACCGTCCACGTCACTCCCTACAAGGAACTCTACTACTACTCCAGCTCAGGTAAGACCTGTGCCCACCTGGGCTCAGTTTCTCGCATGCCGTCCCTGCGTGCCCCAAAACCGCCCGAGACACGGCGACGCTGCAGCCGTTTTTCCCACATCCCACGGGGTTTTCCTTGCCGTCCGGCAGCTGTGACGTCCTCGGGCCAGCGGGAATACGTCGTGGCCGCGGGAACAGCCAACCAGACCTTGTCCTACCGCCTGCGGCAGAACATCACCTTCTCCGGGTGCTCCCATTCCCACCTGCCCGCGCGGCAGCAGCTCAGCGTGGCACGTGCCTTCGCCCTCTACGACGGCCAGGAGCACGTCCTGCGCTACGCCCTGGCTGCCCGTGTTGGCTCAGCACAAGGTGAGCGCCAGCACCCACCCCCAGGGTGCTAATCCAGGGTACCACCCCCCCAGCCAAGGGATGCCGGGTTCTCCTGCCCGCTCCCGAAGTGCGGCGCACTCGGTTTGCCCAAAAACAGCCAAAAGAGAGGGGGTCTCGTTGCAGGTacaacttcctcctgaggggcagaggaggggcaggcgctgatctctgctctgtgggacgagtgacaggacctgagggaatggcctgcAGTTatgtcaggggagggttaggttggatattaggaaaaggttcttccccctgagggtggttgggcactgaacaggctccccagagcagtgggcacggccccaaggctgccagagctcaagaagcatttggatgatcctctcaggcacatggtgtgactcttggggatggtcctgtgcagggctgagggctggacttgatgatccttgtgggtcccttccagctcagcttattctgtgattctgtttttgAAGCAGCTTGAGCCTCAGCACTCCTGGCATGGTGGGGTTGAACCCAGGGTGGCAGTGGGTGGTGTGGCCGTGGTTCCCTGCATGGGTGCTGCGGTGATGCCTGCATCAGATACAAGTGGGAATGGTCACTCCCTGTGTCTCCCAGACCTCTTCTTCCCCCGTTACATCCCTCTGTGCCCACAGATGGTGCCGGGAATCCCGCGGTGAACCCGTGCCATGACGGCACACACGGGTGCGAGGCACCGGCGCGCTGCCAGCCCGGAGCAGGGATGGATTACACGTGTGAGTGCCCGGCCGGGTACCGCAGAGACGGACGGGGCTGCCGAGGtgagcggggctgggggtgggcacTGGAGGGGGGCTGGTGGACCCTGTCACCCTTCAGGCACTGTGGTGACCACTGACAtttgggatgctgggatgtGCCACGGCATTGCAGCACTTATGATCTCCTGGGGCTTCACCAAGGATAtgaggggaaactgaggcagggtGCTGGGATTCCCGGGGGAAGCGCTCCAGGAGCAGCGTGGGGATGGAGGATGTGGCAGATGTGGGGTGGGCAGTGTGGGGCAGGACATTCCCCCCAAGACCAGGAGCACCCAGACTCCAAAACCGGGTGCCTGCTCTCTCCCCCTTCCTCTAGACGTGGACGAGTGCGCCGAGGGCCTGAGCCGGTGCGGCCCCTTCACCGTGTGCCTGAACGTGCCGGGCAGCCACCAGTGCGAGTGCCGCGGCGGGTACCGGCCGGTGGGGGACGGGCAGGCGTGTGTGCGTAAGTTTGGGGTCAGTTTGGGGTCTCCCCCACTCCTATGCCCCACAGACATGCCCCTAGCACTCCCTCACCTGTTCCCACAGCACTGGCCCCGGCGAGTGACCCCTGTGAGGACGGGAGGCACCCCTGTGCGCCGGGGGGCCGTGCCCGGTGCCTGTCCCGCGGCGATGGCTGCCCCAGCTGCGAGTGCCTCCCGGGATACACCGGCGACGGCATCCACTGCTCCGGTACGTGGGTGAGGGAGGGACCGCGGGGCTCCCACACCCTGCAGCTGCCGGGGCGCCCTGTCCCGGCTGATCCCCTCTTCCCTGTGCACAGACGTGGATGAGTGTGCTGAAAACCCGTGTCACCCGGCCGCCACCTGCTACAACACGCCGGGCTCCTTCACCTGCCGGTGCCAGCCCGGCTATGAGGGTGACGGCTTCCGGTGCACGTATGGTAAGGGTGCCCACTCGCCTCCATGCCCTCTCTGCCCGGGGCAGCTTCCCTGGCCTCACTCTCCTGTTTTCTGGGTTTCCAGTGGCGGGAGGGAACCCGCAGCGGCTGACACCCTGCCAGCACGAGCAGATGTACCCGCGGGAGGTGCCACCGGGACCCTCACCCGTGGGAGGCAGGCACGTGCCCCAGTGTGATGAGGAGGGCCGGTACCGGCCCCTGCAGTGCCACGGCAGCACCGGGCACTGCTGGTGCGTGGATGCTGCCGGGCAGGAGATCGCCGGCACACGGACAGCACCGGGCACCACCCCGCCTCGCTGCGGGAGCCCAGGTCAGTGACACCCCACTGCACTCAGAGGGGAGAGGAGACGTGGGTCGGATCGTTTGGCATCCCTCTGGCATCTGAGTGGCATGCCAGTTTGTCCCAGGCACCAGCAGTGTGGGGGCAACGGGGCCACAGCAGAGGGGACTCACAAACTAAATGGCCACAATCTAAAACCCAGCACCTCAACACGAGGAATAACTTTCCACTGAGGGTgtcagagcactggaacaggctgcccagggagggcgtggagtctccctctctggagatgTTCCACACccacctgtgtcacctgctccaggtgaccctgccttggcagaggggttggactggatgatctccagaggtcccttccaaccctaataGTTCTGTGACCCTCTGCCCAACTACCCGGCTGGAGGCTTCACTGCCATGGCCTGGGGGCAGGGTACTGCCATATGGGTGCTTGGGTACATGGGGGGCTCCTGGGTGTTTAGGGCACCCTGGCCCATGGGGTTACACTGCACTAGCCATGGGGACACCTCCTGTGTCTAGTTGTGATGGAGGGGACAGCTACGGGGTGTCGAGGGGGCCAGagaggggcagccccagcccctctggcccaaGGGGTGCCCCTAGAGCCTGGGGTGAAGTGGGGCCAAACCCAGGTGCCAGGTGGGTCCAGGGCAGCTGTGTGGCACCCCCTGAGCCCGGGCTGGGGGAATTTGTTGCCGGCAGAGTCCATCCAGCAGCTGACGCCCTGCGAGCACGCGCGGATGTACCCGCGGGAGGTGCCACCGGGACCCTCGCCCGTGGGCGACGGGCACGTGCCCCAGTGCGACGAGGAGGGTCGGTACCGGCCCCTGCAGTGCCACGGCAGCACCGGGCACTGCTGGTGCGTGGACGCTGCCGGGCAGGAGATCGCCGGCACACGGACGGCGCCCGGCACCACCCCGCCTCGCTGCGGGAGCCCAGGTCAGTGCCCGGGGGGGGCATCCTCAGCGTGGAGGGGGCACCCAGCAAGGAGAGGGGGGACTCAGGGCTGTGGCAAAGCCCTGAGCCCCCCGAGCTCGCATATGGGGGGTGACTGTGgtcctcccctccctgtgccagagcccaCGGAGCGGCCACCCAGCATGTGCGAGCGCTGGCGGCAGAGCCTGCTGGAGCACTACGGGGGCAGCCCCCGCAGCGACCAGTACGTGCCCCAGTGCGACCCCCAGGGACACTTCACCCCGCTGCAGTGCCACGGGGACAGCGGGTACTGCTGGTGCGTGGACGAGAGCGGCAGGGAGATCCAGGGAACGCGCTCGGagcccggcaccgccccgccATGTAAGAGCTGAGCGCCCCAATTTggcccctgctccctcctgctcgCTCCTGCTCCCGGGTGTGGAGCTGAGCCGTGTCTCCCTGAGccatctctccctccctgtTCCCGCTGTTCCCGTGTCAGGTCTCCCCAGCGTCGCGCCGCCCACCGTCCGGCCCTCGCCCCGGCCCGACGTGTCCCCACCGACCACGGGGACCTTCCTGCTCTATGCTCAGGGGCAGCAAATTGGATACCTCCCGCTCAACGGGACGAGGCTGCAGAAGGAGGCGGCCAAgaccctgctctccctgcatgTACGGtatccctggggatgggggcGGGGTGTGGGAATACCTGAGGGAGTTTGGGAAAGGCTGGTGCTGCCACTCCGTGTTTCACACCTCCCTGGACCACTTGTCTGAGCTCTgatggtttgggggggggtcacCTCTTGAaggttgattttgttttgtggggaCGTTGGCTGTGCTGACTTTGTGCTGAGTTGGCATTTTTgacaaggacctggagtgattggacaagggggaatggcttcacactgacagagcagggttagatgggatattgggaaggaattcctggctgggagggtggggaggccctggcacaggttgccccgAGAAGCTATGgctacccctggatccctggaagtgtccaaggccaggttggacagggcttggagcaacctggtgtggtggaaggtgtccctgcccatggcaaggggtggcactggatgggctttgaggtcctttccaacccaaaccattcagggATTCTGTGGAGGAGGAGCGTTCTCACCTCTCCCTCCACTCATCcccagcagagaggcaggacaGGTCCCAGACCTGGGACTGCCCACAAAGGGAAGGGTCCTGGGTGCTTCCAGAGCTCCCCAAAGTAGGTCATGGCCCTGGGCTTCCAGCTGCACGGCTCTACTGCAGCCttgtcttttcccttcctcGGACTCCTCTTGGAATGTGACCATGTGCATCTCCAGCCAGGCCAGACCAAGGGGGAGGAACACTGAAAGCTGGGCCACGACCCTCCCTATACCCCAGGGAATTAAACACTTTGCCAAGTattccctctccccatcctgaAGGTCATTCCTGTGGCTGGCTTTGCTCTTGGAGCAGCCTCGCCTTGAGGCAAAGGGTTCAAATCCATCTGGCTGTGGGTGTGTGCCTGCACCAGCTGGCCTAAAATCCTCTGCTGCAGGATTCTGCTGGGAGGGTGCAGTAGGAACCCGTCAGAGTTGggttttgctggaaaaaatggGATTTGAGTGTCATTGCCTATTGCTGCATCCTGCGCCgggcagctcccactgccagcTGGTGGGATAAGGATGCTCAGTGAGCCTCCTGGCAGGATTTCACCCCGTGTCCCTCTCCCAACCTTGCCAGGGCTCCATCGTGGTGGGGATTGACTATGACTGCCGGGAGAAGATGATCTACTGGACAGATGTGGCCGGACGGACCATCAGCCGGGCGAGCCTGGAGCCAGGGGCCGAGCCAGAGACCATCATCAACTCAGGTGTGTCCCCGTCCCAGTGACACCTGCCCCAAAGCCACATCAGCAGGTCACAGCTCCGGGACTGTCCTGCTTTGGGCTCCTCCATCCGCGCTCCCATTCCCTGGTGTCGGGTCAGGAGGGCCgtggggggctctgaggggtcCCGGAGCAGCACTTCCCGGGCCGCTGAGCGTGGCCATCCCCCGGCAGGACTCATCAGCCCCGAGGGCCTGGCCGTGGACCACCTGCGCCGGGCCATGTTCTGGACCGACAGCGGGCTGGACAGGATCGAGAGGGCGCGGCTGGACGGCTCCGAGCGGCGCGTGCTCTTCGACACCGAGCTCGTCAACCCCCGCGCCATCGCCGTGGACCCCGTCCGAGGGTGAGCAGCGGCAGTTCCCGAGGGATTTGGACACCAGGTGCAAGGGTCGAACAGATGCGGCCGCGCCAAGGCCCCATCCTGACCCTGGGAGCGGCTCTGCTGCGCCGCACACCCCGCAGGAGGGGTTGGCTCTGTTCCCCGGCCACGCTTTTATTTGGTAATTCAGGAtttggctggagctgctgtttcagTATCAGGATGgacattatttttgaaagctctGAAACGCTCCTGGCGTTTGGAAACACAAGCTGTGCCTCCAGGGTGCTGTTGTGATACAAAATGTGCTACTCCTAAGGCTCGCCTTCGTCTGGGAGCTGCAGTTTGGGTCATAAACATGTTTGATattcctctgctttgctttcagggATATTTTCCTAATCAAATAAAGATGTTTCAGGCACTGATAAGGGGAAAACCAGGCCTTGCTCCTGACAAGAACCAAATGAAGGGATAATGTCCTGCCACTTACTGTTCTGTGTCCTGTTTGTGCATTATTTCCCAAGAAACCTGTACTGGACGGACTGGAATC encodes:
- the NID2 gene encoding nidogen-2, which gives rise to MRAVAAVLAAVLAVGAALPRPGLLPHGPARGDARLRPGDDESSPAVPLRRALRLYGRTARRLYVGTNGVISTQDFPRETQYVDDDFPTDFPVIAPFLADLDTSGDRGNIYYRQDDSPDLLDRAMGYIQAGFPRTAGSFVPTNAFVATWEDVGAYQELPQDTEPSTKLNTFQTVIAYSDEDTYTIFLYPDGGLQFLGTRPKESYNVQLELPARVGFSWGDGDDPKRDGLFHSLASSEQTLRNLERESNTGVPGVWVFRVGSVDHVEPGGSEGLGPGMPQSLPVHPDPDYTHTLYSHGDHASTELPAQHPSHGSRTPVLLGFVPERRDAQERSRRLYPDGDGDTRQSYSANPSSYSSGHHGVGVEEDVHFNPDVFTYSASSRETCAQHHGRCSPHAFCTDYATGFCCHCRATFYGNGRQCLPEGAVHRLNGKVSGSLTVGRASVRFQDVDLHAYIVGSDGRAYTAISGVPQPAARALLPLLPVGGLFAWLFALEEPGSENGFSITGAEFTQSLEVTFYPGGETVQVTQTAEGLGPDNYLSLKTHIQGEVPFLPENVTVHVTPYKELYYYSSSAVTSSGQREYVVAAGTANQTLSYRLRQNITFSGCSHSHLPARQQLSVARAFALYDGQEHVLRYALAARVGSAQDGAGNPAVNPCHDGTHGCEAPARCQPGAGMDYTCECPAGYRRDGRGCRDVDECAEGLSRCGPFTVCLNVPGSHQCECRGGYRPVGDGQACVPLAPASDPCEDGRHPCAPGGRARCLSRGDGCPSCECLPGYTGDGIHCSDVDECAENPCHPAATCYNTPGSFTCRCQPGYEGDGFRCTYVAGGNPQRLTPCQHEQMYPREVPPGPSPVGGRHVPQCDEEGRYRPLQCHGSTGHCWCVDAAGQEIAGTRTAPGTTPPRCGSPESIQQLTPCEHARMYPREVPPGPSPVGDGHVPQCDEEGRYRPLQCHGSTGHCWCVDAAGQEIAGTRTAPGTTPPRCGSPEPTERPPSMCERWRQSLLEHYGGSPRSDQYVPQCDPQGHFTPLQCHGDSGYCWCVDESGREIQGTRSEPGTAPPCLPSVAPPTVRPSPRPDVSPPTTGTFLLYAQGQQIGYLPLNGTRLQKEAAKTLLSLHGSIVVGIDYDCREKMIYWTDVAGRTISRASLEPGAEPETIINSGLISPEGLAVDHLRRAMFWTDSGLDRIERARLDGSERRVLFDTELVNPRAIAVDPVRGNLYWTDWNREAPKIETSTVNGANRRVLVHTDIGLPNGLTFDPFSKLLCWADAGTKHLECTFPDGTGRRVIQNNLNYPFSIISYANHFYHTDWRRDGVIAVNKDTGSFTDEYLPEQRSHLYGITAVYPYCPGARK